The genomic segment CCTGCGCTACGCGGTGCGCAAGGGGTGGCTGAAGGGCTAGACGGTGAGGTGGTGAAGCAGGGAACATTCCCTTTCCCGCTACATCCTTTTAGGCCGAGCACCTCACGTAAAACGCCCAGGGACCTGGTCGTGTCAAGAGTTTTGTGTAAGCCTCTGTGTAAGGGGGCCATACCGCTCCTCAAGCATCTTCTCCAGCTTTTCCCTGGCCTCACCAAACCCCTTCAACCTCCGCTCACCCCACCTCGTCTCCTGACGCTCCGACTCCAAGTACAAGAGCTTGTAAACCGCCGCCTCAGAAGGAAACTTGTGGTCCCGTACCTTCGTCCCACGCCTCACCTCCCGGATAAACCGCTCCATCAAGTTGGTGCTACGGAGATAGCCCCAAAGCTCCCGGGGATGCC from the Thermus filiformis genome contains:
- a CDS encoding transposase gives rise to the protein HPRELWGYLRSTNLMERFIREVRRGTKVRDHKFPSEAAVYKLLYLESERQETRWGERRLKGFGEAREKLEKMLEERYGPLTQRLTQNS